From one Aeropyrum camini SY1 = JCM 12091 genomic stretch:
- a CDS encoding phosphoadenosine phosphosulfate reductase family protein — translation MLRVVARSRKDAKAARAALDKFMGGWGIEVESLGGPRGGALEEAILEEARPFTVFLMGREDLGPDSIESLESQLPPFSEVAVVKGSRVRNVRIETIYASLNSARARLRLRTHWSGSTFILSRQPGAVEVEHLPYSPQGDSFFVYGRGSKVLGMFMQRSVGGAALLFKMYGGKHLVYAGPRPLGELVIDNSKPLPQGKLYRGVKPVRVGLETLVEANRSILAMLEHHSVGVLKRAGEDVDTVIVPWSGGKDSTAALLVAVEAFGREAVRAVYVDTGIDFIENAEYVEKVASSLGVDLVYAKADVDDGLLIEGMPMPDPEYRWCTGRKLDALRRAFQTLSSGKTIIVTGDRDGESEKRGRRPPLRHDEKLGYPVASPLKLWSGGHVQLYILSKGIPLNPLYEAGFYRIGCYLCFALRSWEIEVMKRNGIMDRILRERPGHKELVEKFLELKKKGFGGDLGACICGV, via the coding sequence ATGCTAAGAGTAGTGGCGAGGAGTAGGAAGGACGCCAAGGCAGCTAGGGCTGCGTTAGACAAGTTCATGGGAGGATGGGGCATAGAGGTGGAGAGCCTCGGCGGCCCCAGGGGCGGCGCGCTGGAAGAGGCTATACTGGAGGAGGCGAGGCCATTCACCGTATTCCTCATGGGGAGGGAGGACCTCGGCCCCGATAGTATAGAGAGCCTGGAGAGCCAGCTCCCCCCATTCTCAGAGGTGGCGGTGGTTAAGGGGTCGAGGGTTAGGAACGTGAGGATAGAAACAATATACGCCTCCCTCAACAGCGCCAGGGCTAGGCTTAGGCTTAGGACCCACTGGAGCGGCTCCACATTCATTCTCTCCCGGCAGCCCGGCGCTGTAGAGGTCGAGCACCTCCCCTACAGTCCTCAGGGTGACAGCTTCTTTGTCTACGGGAGGGGCTCTAAGGTCCTGGGCATGTTTATGCAGAGGAGCGTGGGAGGGGCTGCCCTACTATTCAAAATGTATGGGGGGAAGCATCTGGTATACGCCGGTCCCCGGCCCCTTGGGGAGCTGGTGATAGACAACTCTAAGCCTCTACCCCAGGGGAAGCTGTATAGGGGTGTTAAGCCTGTTCGCGTGGGGCTTGAAACACTAGTAGAGGCTAACAGGAGTATCCTGGCTATGCTAGAGCACCACTCTGTGGGGGTCCTGAAGAGGGCGGGTGAAGACGTTGACACGGTTATAGTGCCGTGGAGCGGCGGTAAAGACTCGACCGCAGCCCTCCTCGTTGCTGTCGAAGCGTTCGGCAGGGAGGCTGTTAGAGCTGTCTACGTCGACACGGGAATAGACTTCATAGAGAATGCGGAGTACGTTGAGAAAGTGGCCTCCTCCCTTGGAGTGGACCTGGTCTATGCGAAGGCGGACGTAGACGATGGCCTCCTAATAGAGGGGATGCCGATGCCGGACCCAGAATACCGGTGGTGCACCGGAAGGAAGCTCGACGCCCTCAGGAGAGCGTTCCAAACGCTCTCCAGCGGCAAAACAATCATAGTAACAGGGGATAGGGACGGAGAGTCGGAGAAGAGGGGCCGAAGACCGCCCCTCAGGCACGACGAGAAGCTGGGGTACCCTGTAGCTTCGCCCCTGAAACTATGGAGTGGAGGCCACGTCCAGCTCTACATACTCTCGAAGGGCATACCGCTCAACCCGCTCTACGAGGCCGGGTTCTACAGGATAGGCTGCTACCTATGCTTCGCCCTCAGGAGCTGGGAGATAGAGGTTATGAAGAGGAACGGTATAATGGATAGAATACTCAGGGAGAGGCCTGGGCATAAGGAGCTTGTGGAGAAGTTCCTCGAGTTGAAGAAGAAGGGGTTTGGAGGCGACCTTGGAGCCTGCATATGCGGGGTCTAA
- a CDS encoding UbiD family decarboxylase produces MEDASLKSFLENVGYKYVDKTLSRDYQVARLIAETQGCGPALLARIEGVRQPVAINIVDTREKLYKALGVSADQDAYARIIASSTSPGRLEHVDSPPLEELPEGFEGLPAAKFYEGEAGQYLSSGIVIACYEGVCNASIHRLLILGRDKAAIRIVPRHLWHLYRRARDAGEDLPATIIVGVHPAVLLAAATSPPLGVFELGVAAGMLGGSMKVYKSPVHGNPVPLGAAMVADVWITGELVEEGPYVDALLTYDRVRRQPVVRLERAYYREGEYTHTIMGGSLEHVNLMGFPREASIWEAVRRAIPRVRAVRLTPASGGWLHAVIAIEKQHDGDGKTAIMAAFAAHPSLKHVVVVDGDVDVDDPMQVEWAIATRFQADKDLVVIPRARGSTLDPSAADGLTAKMGLDATKPLNANTGYKRGRIPGFKWGSTRCP; encoded by the coding sequence ATGGAGGATGCGAGTCTGAAGAGCTTTCTGGAGAATGTAGGGTATAAGTATGTTGACAAGACTCTTTCCAGGGACTACCAGGTAGCCAGGCTAATAGCCGAGACTCAGGGATGCGGCCCCGCCCTTCTGGCGAGGATTGAGGGTGTCAGGCAGCCCGTAGCCATTAACATAGTAGATACCCGTGAGAAGCTTTACAAAGCACTGGGGGTCTCGGCCGACCAGGATGCGTACGCCAGGATAATAGCGTCCTCCACCAGCCCCGGGAGGCTGGAGCATGTGGATAGCCCGCCGCTGGAGGAGCTGCCGGAAGGCTTCGAGGGGCTCCCCGCGGCTAAGTTCTACGAGGGCGAGGCGGGGCAGTATCTCTCGTCGGGCATCGTCATAGCCTGCTACGAGGGCGTTTGCAACGCCAGCATACATAGACTCCTAATACTAGGCAGGGATAAGGCTGCCATACGCATAGTTCCACGCCACCTCTGGCACCTCTACAGGAGGGCTAGGGATGCGGGGGAGGACCTCCCAGCCACCATAATTGTGGGCGTGCACCCCGCCGTCTTGCTAGCCGCCGCCACAAGCCCGCCTCTGGGCGTGTTCGAGCTTGGAGTGGCAGCTGGCATGCTCGGGGGGTCTATGAAGGTCTACAAGAGCCCCGTTCACGGCAACCCCGTCCCCCTGGGAGCGGCTATGGTGGCCGATGTTTGGATAACTGGAGAGCTTGTTGAGGAGGGCCCTTATGTCGACGCCCTGCTCACCTACGATAGAGTGAGGAGGCAGCCCGTTGTAAGGCTCGAGAGAGCCTACTATAGGGAGGGGGAGTATACACACACTATAATGGGGGGGAGCCTAGAGCATGTTAACCTGATGGGCTTCCCCAGGGAGGCGAGTATATGGGAGGCGGTGAGGAGGGCCATACCCAGGGTTAGGGCCGTGAGGCTCACCCCCGCCAGTGGGGGGTGGCTCCATGCGGTGATTGCTATTGAGAAGCAGCACGATGGCGACGGGAAGACAGCGATAATGGCGGCGTTCGCGGCACACCCAAGCCTCAAGCACGTGGTAGTTGTTGATGGAGACGTGGACGTCGACGACCCCATGCAGGTGGAGTGGGCGATAGCAACCCGCTTCCAGGCCGATAAGGACCTGGTCGTAATACCCCGGGCCAGGGGCTCGACCCTCGACCCGAGCGCAGCCGACGGCCTCACAGCGAAGATGGGGTTAGACGCCACCAAGCCTCTAAACGCTAACACGGGGTATAAGAGGGGGAGGATACCCGGGTTTAAATGGGGCTCCACAAGATGCCCCTAG
- a CDS encoding NUDIX hydrolase, which produces MARLYPSQPVVGVGCLVLRGGRILLVKRRYSPGRGKWSIPGGHVRLGETLEEAAVRELEEETGVKGRPLGVVNVDDAITLDEKGVRYHYVLVTVLLEDLGGEPRAGDDAEEAGFYTFDEALRLDLTPSTRGLIEKITGGMICLEKPIKPRRYSPAD; this is translated from the coding sequence GTGGCGAGGCTCTATCCCAGCCAGCCTGTCGTTGGGGTAGGGTGTCTAGTGTTAAGGGGTGGGAGGATCCTGCTGGTGAAGCGGAGGTACTCGCCGGGTAGGGGCAAGTGGAGCATACCCGGGGGGCATGTGAGGCTGGGGGAGACTCTCGAGGAGGCTGCTGTGAGGGAGCTGGAGGAGGAGACCGGTGTTAAGGGCCGCCCCCTGGGTGTGGTTAACGTTGACGATGCTATAACTTTGGACGAGAAGGGGGTTAGGTACCACTATGTTCTTGTGACTGTGCTCCTCGAGGACCTGGGGGGCGAGCCAAGAGCTGGGGATGACGCTGAGGAGGCGGGGTTCTACACGTTTGACGAGGCCCTCAGGCTCGACCTAACCCCGTCCACCAGGGGGTTGATAGAGAAGATAACGGGGGGCATGATCTGCCTGGAAAAACCCATTAAGCCTAGGAGGTACAGCCCAGCCGACTAG
- a CDS encoding aminopeptidase yields the protein MYRFYSRMGEAARLLVDYCVSASKGDDVAVSFGQPAVDFARAVALEVLARGAYPLLNLRDDYVAEAMYRLAPEELLDYISPIDVYILEKVDATISIISPLHTKPLATVDPGRVARRSRASRPLTELFMKRDGEGSLRWTVTAYPAPSLAQEAGMGLLEFEDFVVRALKLHEDDPVAAWRRQAAWQEKVAALLSKASELRVVSRGTDIVFRVEGRTWINDDGKKNMPGGEVFTAPHEDGVDGVITFDFPAVWRGVEVEGVRLEFLKGQVVKASALKGEEHLKRILETDEGAKRLGELAFGLNYDIQRHIKNILFDEKIGGTMHMALGAAYPSTGGRNQSAIHWDMVKDLRRESKVYADGDVIFENGKFVEDYL from the coding sequence GTGTACAGGTTTTATAGCAGGATGGGTGAGGCGGCTCGTCTCCTCGTAGACTATTGTGTATCGGCTTCCAAAGGGGACGATGTTGCAGTGTCCTTCGGCCAGCCTGCGGTTGATTTTGCCAGGGCGGTTGCACTCGAGGTCCTCGCGCGGGGGGCATACCCCCTGCTCAACCTGAGGGACGACTATGTTGCGGAGGCTATGTACAGGCTCGCCCCTGAAGAGCTCCTGGACTACATATCACCGATAGATGTATATATCTTGGAGAAGGTGGACGCAACAATAAGCATCATAAGCCCCTTACACACCAAGCCCCTGGCAACGGTGGACCCCGGGAGGGTTGCGAGGCGTAGCAGGGCGTCTAGACCCCTAACAGAGCTTTTCATGAAAAGGGATGGGGAGGGCAGCCTAAGATGGACTGTGACGGCCTACCCCGCGCCAAGCCTGGCCCAGGAGGCTGGTATGGGTCTTCTGGAGTTCGAGGACTTCGTAGTTAGGGCTCTGAAGCTGCACGAGGACGATCCAGTTGCGGCTTGGAGAAGGCAGGCGGCGTGGCAGGAGAAGGTGGCTGCCCTCCTCAGCAAGGCGTCCGAGCTGAGGGTGGTGTCCAGGGGCACAGACATAGTGTTCAGGGTTGAAGGGAGAACGTGGATAAACGATGACGGCAAGAAGAACATGCCCGGGGGCGAGGTCTTCACAGCACCGCATGAAGACGGTGTCGATGGCGTGATAACGTTCGACTTCCCGGCGGTATGGAGGGGTGTGGAGGTGGAGGGTGTAAGGCTCGAGTTCCTAAAGGGCCAGGTGGTGAAAGCGTCTGCCCTAAAGGGAGAGGAGCATCTCAAAAGGATTCTGGAGACCGACGAGGGGGCAAAGAGGCTGGGCGAGCTCGCCTTCGGGCTAAACTACGACATACAGAGGCACATAAAGAACATACTCTTCGACGAGAAGATAGGCGGTACAATGCACATGGCCCTCGGAGCGGCCTACCCCAGCACTGGCGGGCGAAACCAGTCGGCGATACACTGGGACATGGTCAAGGATCTGAGGAGGGAGTCAAAGGTCTATGCAGATGGCGACGTCATATTCGAGAATGGAAAGTTCGTGGAGGACTACCTGTAA
- a CDS encoding phosphate signaling complex PhoU family protein, producing the protein MDSRVAYKRRLQLTGRSTYIVSLPKEWVETWRLGRGSEVTLEVMPDGSLKIAPAALERPARRDRRVIDLRGKKLDLSFVIKSVIASYLAGYDEVLLLFGDSSVDAVSRIRSIVESNILGFNVLEEGPGYIVFVSVVDHRSMEFSRALSRMARIASDMISDVARGLESGDRGLLDLVAERDQLVDKLYLYMARQMTMASSGRLPLKDLGVYSPAEIVHLFLAVKSIERVADHATILSLRVSASLGAGMKVENGLSSLVMEAAEGFSRSVEALIKADAALAASIAPALGEYRSRLESMTAQEFLRGGGSLLRYLVIDSMRRITGYSLDIAEAALDISAVREKAKSEGP; encoded by the coding sequence TTGGATAGCAGGGTTGCCTACAAGAGGAGGCTACAGCTCACGGGGCGCTCCACCTATATCGTGAGTCTCCCCAAGGAATGGGTGGAAACCTGGAGGCTGGGTAGGGGGAGCGAGGTAACCCTTGAGGTTATGCCCGACGGCAGCCTCAAGATAGCACCCGCTGCACTGGAGAGGCCTGCAAGGAGAGACAGGCGCGTCATAGACCTTCGTGGTAAGAAGCTTGACCTTTCTTTCGTCATCAAGAGTGTAATAGCCTCCTACCTGGCAGGCTACGACGAGGTCCTCCTACTCTTCGGGGATAGTAGTGTTGACGCCGTGTCGAGGATTAGGAGTATAGTAGAGTCCAACATACTCGGCTTCAACGTTCTAGAGGAAGGCCCGGGATACATAGTGTTCGTCTCCGTGGTCGACCACAGGAGCATGGAGTTCTCACGGGCCCTATCAAGGATGGCCAGGATAGCGTCTGACATGATTAGCGACGTAGCCAGGGGGCTGGAGAGCGGGGATAGGGGGCTGCTGGACCTTGTAGCCGAGAGGGACCAGCTCGTCGACAAGCTCTACCTCTACATGGCCAGGCAGATGACTATGGCGTCCAGCGGCAGGCTGCCGCTCAAGGACCTCGGCGTCTACTCGCCCGCCGAGATAGTACACCTCTTCCTCGCAGTCAAGAGCATAGAGAGGGTGGCCGACCACGCCACAATACTATCCCTCAGAGTCTCAGCCAGCCTAGGCGCAGGCATGAAAGTCGAGAACGGCCTATCAAGCCTGGTTATGGAGGCTGCCGAGGGCTTCTCCAGGAGTGTAGAAGCCCTCATAAAGGCCGACGCGGCCCTAGCCGCGAGCATAGCCCCCGCGCTGGGAGAGTATAGGAGTAGGCTAGAGAGCATGACGGCCCAGGAGTTCCTAAGAGGTGGCGGAAGCCTCCTACGCTACCTCGTCATAGACAGTATGAGAAGGATAACAGGCTACTCTCTGGACATAGCGGAGGCGGCGCTAGACATTTCAGCGGTAAGGGAGAAAGCTAAAAGTGAGGGGCCGTGA
- a CDS encoding translation initiation factor IF-5A: MSVNYATLGDLKKGSYIVIDGEPCRIVEMSRAKTGKHGSAKAHVVAICIFSGQKKSLVAPVDTRVQIPVIEKRLGQVLADMGDMLQIMDLETYDTFEVEKPGGSEEEEQLAAKLQPGVTVEYWLIMGKPKIIRIRSSSG; this comes from the coding sequence ATGAGCGTAAACTATGCAACGCTGGGCGACCTGAAGAAGGGGAGCTATATAGTTATTGACGGCGAGCCCTGCAGGATCGTGGAGATGAGCAGGGCTAAGACTGGGAAGCACGGGAGCGCGAAGGCCCATGTTGTTGCTATATGCATCTTCTCCGGGCAGAAGAAGAGCCTGGTGGCCCCTGTTGACACCAGGGTCCAGATTCCCGTGATAGAGAAGAGGCTGGGCCAGGTGCTGGCTGACATGGGTGACATGCTCCAGATAATGGATCTGGAGACCTACGACACGTTCGAGGTTGAGAAGCCCGGGGGTAGCGAGGAGGAGGAGCAGCTGGCCGCTAAGCTGCAGCCGGGAGTCACAGTGGAGTACTGGCTTATAATGGGCAAGCCGAAGATAATCAGGATAAGGAGCTCCTCCGGCTAG
- a CDS encoding ATP-binding protein translates to MARCSVCGAPAVAYIRYQKRYMCRDHYLEFVESKVERAILRHRLVRRGQRVLAAVSGGKDSSTLLAVLSRLSGKLGFELVALYIHLGIYDYSEKSREASLRLARQLNVPLIVFDLKEVLGAGIPELARASKRPPCSVCGMVKRYVINAAAVELAADAVALGHNADDIAVYNLKSFLNQDLEAISKLGVRTESIPGVAVGRIRPLYYVYEKESFLYSLLAGLPFLHEECPFVDRRQMEVELKETVNQLEDKRPGLKLQMVSKLAKRVEDYPKPGGSIGRCPSCGLLSSGGECSFCRVTRRALGRPMGPVVREWFRRRAEELGLGASRRSSLS, encoded by the coding sequence GTGGCTAGGTGCAGCGTCTGCGGCGCACCCGCGGTAGCATATATCAGGTACCAGAAAAGGTACATGTGCAGGGACCACTATCTCGAGTTCGTCGAGTCGAAAGTCGAGAGGGCTATACTGAGGCACAGGCTTGTTAGAAGGGGGCAGAGGGTTCTGGCCGCCGTATCCGGCGGTAAGGACAGCTCTACACTTCTCGCCGTCCTCTCGAGGCTCTCGGGCAAGCTAGGCTTCGAGCTGGTGGCTCTCTATATACATCTGGGCATCTACGACTACTCGGAGAAGAGTAGGGAGGCCTCTCTCAGGCTCGCCCGCCAGCTTAACGTGCCCCTCATAGTTTTCGACCTTAAGGAGGTCCTCGGCGCTGGCATACCTGAGCTCGCACGGGCCTCTAAACGGCCGCCCTGCAGTGTATGCGGCATGGTTAAACGCTACGTCATAAACGCCGCCGCAGTGGAGCTGGCGGCTGATGCTGTGGCCCTAGGCCACAACGCAGACGATATAGCGGTGTACAACCTGAAGTCCTTCCTCAACCAGGACCTCGAGGCGATATCCAAGCTCGGCGTCAGAACGGAGAGCATACCCGGCGTGGCAGTGGGTAGGATCAGGCCGCTATACTACGTGTACGAGAAGGAGAGCTTCCTCTACTCCCTCCTAGCGGGACTCCCCTTCCTCCACGAGGAGTGCCCCTTCGTAGACAGACGGCAGATGGAGGTGGAGCTGAAGGAGACTGTGAACCAGCTCGAGGATAAGAGGCCGGGGCTGAAGCTTCAGATGGTGTCCAAGCTCGCCAAGAGGGTTGAGGACTATCCTAAGCCCGGGGGCTCCATAGGCAGATGCCCCTCCTGCGGCCTCCTATCCTCAGGTGGGGAGTGCAGCTTCTGCAGGGTGACTAGGAGGGCTCTTGGGAGGCCTATGGGGCCTGTCGTCAGAGAGTGGTTTAGGAGGAGGGCGGAGGAGCTGGGGCTAGGGGCTAGCCGGAGGAGCTCCTTATCCTGA
- a CDS encoding sulfur transfer protein — translation MGGGEIKVRLVPEGVEKVVEAGRPLKAGELLRILGMNEEVAVVLRDGKPLLPEDLVSPGESVEVVRVLSGG, via the coding sequence TTGGGAGGGGGGGAGATCAAGGTCAGGCTTGTGCCCGAGGGCGTGGAGAAGGTTGTAGAGGCTGGCAGGCCGCTTAAGGCGGGCGAGCTGCTGAGGATTTTGGGTATGAACGAGGAGGTGGCCGTCGTGCTCAGGGACGGGAAGCCTCTGCTCCCCGAGGACCTCGTATCCCCAGGGGAGTCTGTGGAAGTTGTGAGGGTGCTCTCCGGTGGCTAG